In Pseudorca crassidens isolate mPseCra1 chromosome 13, mPseCra1.hap1, whole genome shotgun sequence, the following proteins share a genomic window:
- the RWDD2A gene encoding RWD domain-containing protein 2A: MSASMNECLQLQLLEMEMLFSMFPNQGEVKLEDVNALTNIKRYLEGTREALPPKIEFVITLQIEEPKVKIDLQVTMPHSYPYAALQLFGRSSELDRQQQLLLNKGLTSYIGTFDPGELCVCAAIQWLQDNSASYFLNRKLVYEPSAQAKPVKNTFLRMWIYSHHIYQQDLRKKILDIGKRLDVTGFCMTGKPGIICVEGFKEHCEEFWHTIRYPNWKHISCKHAESIETEGNGEDLRLFHSFEELLLEAHGDYGLRNDYHMNLGQFLEFLKKHKSEHVFQILFGIESKSSDS; this comes from the exons ATGTCCGCTTCAATGAACGAATGCCTTCAACTTCAGCTGCTGGAGATGGAAATGCTGTTTTCTATGTTTCCTAACCaaggagaagtaaaacttgaAGATGTCAATGCCCTGACGAATATAAAGAGATATTTGGAAGGCACAAGGGAGGCACTGCCACCAAAAATCGAATTTGTGATTACACTCCAGATCGAGGAGCCCAAG GTGAAAATTGACTTGCAAGTAACCATGCCTCACAGCTACCCCTACGCAGCACTGCAGCTATTTGGACGGTCATCCGAACTTGACAGACAACAGCAGCTCCTTCTCAACAAAGGTCTCACTTCTTACATAGGGACTTTTGATCcaggtgagctgtgtgtgtgtgcagccaTCCAGTGGTTGCAGGACAACAGTGCCTCCTACTTCCTGAACAGGAAGCTCGTGTATGAACCATCTGCACAAGCAAAGCCAGTGAAGAACACATTCCTCCGAATGTGGATCTACAGTCACCATATATATCAGCAGGACCTACGAAAAAAGATTTTGGATATCGGGAAAAGGTTAGATGTGACAGGATTTTGCATGACGGGAAAGCCGGGGATAATCTGTGTGGAAGGCTTCAAAGAGCACTGTGAGGAATTCTGGCACACAATTAGGTATCCCAACTGGAAACACATTTCCTGTAAGCATGCCGAGAGTATCGAAACCGAAGGAAATGGGGAGGACCTGCgccttttccattcttttgaaGAATTACTTCTTGAGGCCCATGGTGACTATGGCTTAAGGAATGACTATCACATGAATCTGGGCCAGTTCTTAGAATTTCTCAAAAAACACAAAAGTGAGCATGTTTTCCAGATATTATTTGGTATCGAAAGCAAAAGTTCTGACTCCTAG